In the Camelus ferus isolate YT-003-E chromosome 34, BCGSAC_Cfer_1.0, whole genome shotgun sequence genome, one interval contains:
- the LOC106730588 gene encoding C-type lectin domain family 2 member F-like isoform X2, which translates to MLTRCFLSASQGDAFGIQAATCSSSLMPEGDMDNQRRLMNAGDSQSSGDVISSNLTIESHEPPKGNKKKPCVSKIIAIIIFLVILIITLAIVLAVEKHKSSMEHVSCLDGWIGYLGKCFYFSENTTTWAASQNFCAAHAANPAVFNTTEELVENNWNWRMCLSTPNWD; encoded by the exons atgttaacccgTTGCTTTTTGTCTGCCTCTCAAGGAGATGCCTTTGGAATACAGGCTGCCACGTGTTCATCCTCACTTATGCCGG aagGAGACATGGATAATCAGAGAAGGCTGATGAATGCAGGAGATTCCCAGTCTTCAG GAGATGTTATCTCTTCCAACCTTACCATAGAGTCACACGAACCCccaaaagggaataaaaagaaaccttgtgtctCTAAAATCATCGCTATCATCATTTTCCTGGTGATCCTGATAATTACACTGGCCATAGTTTTAGCAG TTGAAAAGCACAAATCTTCCATGGAACACGTGTCATGCTTGGATGGCTGGATTGGCTACCTAGGAAAGtgcttctatttttctgaaaatacaaCCACCTGGGCAGCAAGTCAGAACTTCTGTGCCGCTCACGCTGCAAACCCCGCTGTGTTCAACACCACCGAAGAGCTG GTTGAAAATAATTGGAATTGGAGAATGTGCTTATCTACACCAAATTGGGATTAG
- the LOC106730588 gene encoding C-type lectin domain family 2 member A-like isoform X1, which yields MLTRCFLSASQGDAFGIQAATCSSSLMPEGDMDNQRRLMNAGDSQSSGDVISSNLTIESHEPPKGNKKKPCVSKIIAIIIFLVILIITLAIVLAVEKHKSSMEHVSCLDGWIGYLGKCFYFSENTTTWAASQNFCAAHAANPAVFNTTEELNFLKRYSDHSQYWIGLRQKPGQTWQWIDGTIYSGWLKIIGIGECAYLHQIGISSASTHLVRKWICSRPDTCIPRS from the exons atgttaacccgTTGCTTTTTGTCTGCCTCTCAAGGAGATGCCTTTGGAATACAGGCTGCCACGTGTTCATCCTCACTTATGCCGG aagGAGACATGGATAATCAGAGAAGGCTGATGAATGCAGGAGATTCCCAGTCTTCAG GAGATGTTATCTCTTCCAACCTTACCATAGAGTCACACGAACCCccaaaagggaataaaaagaaaccttgtgtctCTAAAATCATCGCTATCATCATTTTCCTGGTGATCCTGATAATTACACTGGCCATAGTTTTAGCAG TTGAAAAGCACAAATCTTCCATGGAACACGTGTCATGCTTGGATGGCTGGATTGGCTACCTAGGAAAGtgcttctatttttctgaaaatacaaCCACCTGGGCAGCAAGTCAGAACTTCTGTGCCGCTCACGCTGCAAACCCCGCTGTGTTCAACACCACCGAAGAGCTG AATTTCCTGAAGCGATATTCTGACCATTCTCAGTATTGGATTGGACTGAGGCAAAAACCAGGGCAGACTTGGCAGTGGATAGATGGGACCATATACAGTGGTTG GTTGAAAATAATTGGAATTGGAGAATGTGCTTATCTACACCAAATTGGGATTAGCAGTGCCAGTACTCATTTGGTTAGAAAATGGATTTGCAGCAGACCAGACACATGTATACCAAGAAGCTAA
- the LOC116661290 gene encoding killer cell lectin-like receptor subfamily B member 1B allele A, which translates to MVKKPRKHPYHCQRKWACTDYPECPKWHQTALRLTSIALILLVVAVLGLTTWVSHLSTYSCSEMFGSENGTKECNCMNFSPRKQQDNTNFTTNPSLNLCLNDWVQKEEKCYNFFRTFKSWIDSQKACSITKSHLLIIQDKAELDFVQSNIQDGIYFWIGLNITYPQKAWTWLDGTSLNLQLFEVQGEVEGNACAVITKKGVFAGKCLLQSYWICQNVISSSTDDDF; encoded by the exons ATTACCCTGAATGTCCAAAATGGCATCAGACTGCTCTGAGACTGACTAGCATCGCCCTGATTTTGCTTGTTGTCGCAGTGTTAGGACTAACCACTTGGG tAAGTCATCTAAGCACATATTCCTGCAGCGAGATGTTTGGTAGTGAGAATGGAACCAAAGAGTGCAATTGTATGAATTTCTCTCCCAGGAAACAGCAGGACAATACAAACTTCACAA caAACCCTAGCCTAAACTTATGCCTTAATGACTGGgtgcagaaagaagagaaatgctaTAACTTTTTCAGAACCTTTAAATCATGGATTGATAGCCAAAAAGCCTGTTCAATAACGAAGTCACATCTCTTGATAATCCAAGACAAGGCTGAACTG GATTTCGTGCAGAGCAATATACAAGATGGAATTTACTTTTGGATCGGATTGAACATTACATATCCACAAAAGGCGTGGACCTGGCTGGATGGTACCTCATTAAACCTACAGTT ATTTGAAGTCCAGGGAGAGGTTGAAGGTAACGCCTGTGCTGTGATAACCAAGAAGGGTGTTTTTGCTGGAAAGTGTCTCCTTCAGAGTTACTGGATTTGTCAAAATGTGATCTCTTCATCCACAGATGATGACTTCTGA